The following coding sequences lie in one Xyrauchen texanus isolate HMW12.3.18 chromosome 25, RBS_HiC_50CHRs, whole genome shotgun sequence genomic window:
- the LOC127619324 gene encoding pleckstrin homology domain-containing family M member 2-like isoform X2 → MDQLKVKDRILENISLSVKKLQSYFAACEDETPAIRNHDRVLQRLCEHLDHALLYGLQDISSGYWVLVLHFTRREAIRQIDELQHIATNLGRSRAWLYLALSESSLESYLRLFQENKGLLQKYYYKNALVCSHNHLTLFLTLVSGLEFIRFDLELDVPYLDVAPYMPEYYKPQNLLDFEERLPSSDNLSLHSFTSLTSTNLEWDDSAIAPSSEDYDFGDIFPVLQSLPSADWEEGDLTDPVSGSRSSGSDPQTVVSDCVVIRTIRTTSLSRSPPFRHNPFNEDSDTNTSTDVTPVHMAIRHFSTTEEDPENANTELEVIRMARRRRPGKKRRGRGSTESVSSEQNLISPDTEECLQIVVKRDIVVDDLKVDSWVPLEGPDCSGINSLKNGREEGEDEDPETGLRLPEMTDTSMDRVGQPLRDVMDRLNGCLDGESWERHEGEEVEGVRVVGACTSQDGTSSAAGTLHQRPFREDSGGEPPDPDSQPSPSFLQAPLPPADFYCFTSQSPDPAVSCGGHHDSAGNGSPQDVPAGHEDERETETPASGQDSTIPIEESTVENQSEKEQGEVKDSTIQSSHAAEFKVDNNHLLLLMIHVFRENDEQFIKMLRMSTGHMEGDLQPLYLLLTDCYIYLLRKGAAEKPYCVEEAVSYNELDYISVGLHQQTVTLVCTNRRRQFLLDTADSSLTVWFLTVLKTALEIGCRELPYPSVLTDATMEKLALTKFVCQETHCELSEVGIRLYSLVHWEDPMDVSVASPTSPLGSRGSRSTKEGTVLYRAGSSYLGKEVWKSCYLVLSKGILYQYAERTDVTPLMSVTMGGEHCGGCRRSKSSEKLHAFQVILTEHPPLELSAENEQEMADWMQLLCQSVSKGVIPQGVAPAPCIPCCLVLTDRKLLTCHQDCQTSFFRSLGEAELNDVTAVCLEDKEYCVIEFAEDRAQFLPPWVLYFSGCEERDRLLAELNQAWTAVFQVSLPCKPVSDPSVQKRCGEALELMKSAWQRSDSLHRGRSVREPWC, encoded by the exons GTCGTGCCTGGCTCTACTTGGCACTCAGTGAAAGTTCTTTAGAAAGCTACCTCAGACTTTTTCAAGAGAATAAAGGGCTTCTACAGAAATACTACTACAA GAATGCATTGGTTTGCAGTCACAACCATCTCACTCTGTTTCTTACGCTTGTCTCTGGGCTGGAATTTATCCGGTTTGACCTTGAGCTG GATGTGCCATACCTGGATGTTGCTCCTTACATGCCAGAATACTACAAACCTCAGAATCTATTAGATTTTGAGGAGAGGTTGCCAAGCTCTGATAATCTGTCTCTGCACTCTTTCACATCTCTTACCTCCACTAACCTTGAGTGGGACGACAGTGCCATTGCCCCATCCAGTGAAG ATTATGATTTTGGTGACATCTTCCCTGTGTTGCAGTCATTGCCAAGTGCAGACTGGGAAG AAGGAGATTTGACCGATCCAGTCAGTGGGTCTCGTTCCTCCGGTTCGGACCCTCAGACTGTTGTCAGTGACTGTGTGGTGATAAGGACCATCAGGACCACTTCTCTTTCGCGAAGCCCTCCATTTCGACACAATCCCTTCAATGAGGACTCGGACACTAACACTTCAACTGACGTCACCCCAGTCCACATGGCTATCCGTCATTTTTCTACAACAGAAGAAGACCCTGAGAATGCCAACACTGAACTGGAGGTCATTAG GATGGCAAGGCGCAGAAGACCTGGTAAGAAACGACGTGGGAGGGGATCAACAGAATCTGTGAGCAGTGAACAGAATCTCATCTCTCCTGACACTGAGGAATGCCTACAGATTGTAGTCAAGAGGGACATTGTTGTGGACGATCTTAAAGTGGACAGCTGGGTTCCTCTGGAGGGGCCAGACTGTTCTGGGATCAACTCTCTAAAGAATGGGAGAGAGGAAGGTGAGGATGAAGACCCTGAAACTGGGCTGAGGCTCCCTGAGATGACCGACACCTCTATGGACCGTGTGGGCCAACCCCTCCGTGATGTCATGGACAGATTGAATGGCTGTCTGGATGGAGAGAGCTGGGAACGACATGAAGGTGAAGAGGTGGAGGGAGTTAGAGTGGTCGGAGCTTGCACTAGTCAAGATGGTACCAGCTCTGCTGCAGGAACCCTCCACCAGCGGCCCTTTCGAGAGGATTCAGGCGGTGAACCCCCAGACCCAGACTCTCAGCCAAGCCCCAGCTTCCTGCAGGCCCCCCTGCCACCTGCAGACTTCTACTGCTTTACCTCCCAGAGTCCAGACCCTGCTGTCTCGTGTGGTGGCCACCATGACTCTGCAGGGAATGGCAGTCCGCAGGATGTTCCTGCTGGCCATGAAgatgagagagaaacagagacacCAGCTTCAGGGCAGGATTCCACCATCCCCATAGAGGAGTCAACTGTGGAGAATCAGAGTGAAAAGGAGCAGGGGGAAGTTAAAGACAGTACAATACAGAGCTCCCATGCTGCAGAGTTTAA GGTGGATAATAATCACCTACTGCTGCTCATGATTCACGTTTTCAGGGAGAATGATGAACAATTCATTAAG ATGTTGAGGATGAGCACAGGCCACATGGAAGGAGATTTGCAGCCCCTTTATCTACTTTTGACAGACTGCTACATTTACCTCTTGCGAAAAG GGGCAGCAGAGAAGCCTTACTGTGTTGAGGAAGCCGTGTCTTACAATGAGCTAGACTACATATCT GTTGGACTCCACCAGCAGACTGTCACACTTGTGTGCACTAACAGAAGACGGCAGTTCCTTCTGGACACAGCAGATTCGTCCCTGACTGT CTGGTTTCTGACTGTGCTGAAGACAGCCCTGGAAATCGGCTGCAGGGAGCTTCCCTACCCCTCCGTTCTCACCGACGCCACTATGGAGAAACTTGCTCTCACTAAGTTTGTGTGCCAAGAGACACACTGTGAG ttGTCAGAGGTTGGCATCCGTCTGTATTCTCTGGTTCACTGGGAGGATCCCATGGATGTATCTGTGGCTTCACCTACATCTCCGTTAGGCTCAAGAGGATCTCGCAGCACTAAAGAGGGGACTGTGTTATACCGGGCTGGGAGCTCCTATCTGGGAAAGGAAGTGTGGAAAAGTTGTTACTTGGTGCTCAG CAAAGGCATCCTGTATCAGTATGCTGAGAGAACAGATGTTACACCTTTGATGTCTGTCACCATGGG GGGAGAGCACTGTGGAGGCTGCAGGCGATCAAAAAGCTCTGAGAAGCTACACGCATTTCAGGTGATTCTGACGGAACATCCTCCATTAGAGCTCAGTGCAGAGAATGAACAGGAAATGGCTGACTGGATGCAGCTGCTTTGCCAGTCTGTCTCTAAAGGG GTTATTCCACAAGGAGTAGCCCCTGCACCCTGTATCCCATGCTGCCTTGTACTCACAGACAGGAAGTTGCTGACGTGTCACCAGGATTGCCAGACTAGTTTTTTCCGCTCTCTAGGAGAAGCTGAGCTGAACGATGTCACAGCTGTTTGCCTTGAGGATAAAGAATACTGTGTCATT GAGTTTGCAGAAGATCGTGCTCAGTTTCTCCCTCCCTGGGTTCTATATTTTAGTGGATGTGAAGAGAGAGATCGACTACTAGCAGAATTGAATCAAGCTTGGACTGCTGTTTTCCAG GTGAGCCTACCTTGTAAGCCAGTGTCAGACCCGTCAGTGCAGAAGCGGTGTGGGGAGGCACTGGAGCTAATGAAGAGTGCCTGGCAGAGGAGTGACAGTCTACACAGAGGCCGATCTGTGAGAGAACCTTGGTGCTGA
- the LOC127619324 gene encoding pleckstrin homology domain-containing family M member 2-like isoform X4 — protein MDQLKVKDRILENISLSVKKLQSYFAACEDETPAIRNHDRVLQRLCEHLDHALLYGLQDISSGYWVLVLHFTRREAIRQIDELQHIATNLGRSRAWLYLALSESSLESYLRLFQENKGLLQKYYYKNALVCSHNHLTLFLTLVSGLEFIRFDLELDVPYLDVAPYMPEYYKPQNLLDFEERLPSSDNLSLHSFTSLTSTNLEWDDSAIAPSSEGDLTDPVSGSRSSGSDPQTVVSDCVVIRTIRTTSLSRSPPFRHNPFNEDSDTNTSTDVTPVHMAIRHFSTTEEDPENANTELEVIRMARRRRPGKKRRGRGSTESVSSEQNLISPDTEECLQIVVKRDIVVDDLKVDSWVPLEGPDCSGINSLKNGREEGEDEDPETGLRLPEMTDTSMDRVGQPLRDVMDRLNGCLDGESWERHEGEEVEGVRVVGACTSQDGTSSAAGTLHQRPFREDSGGEPPDPDSQPSPSFLQAPLPPADFYCFTSQSPDPAVSCGGHHDSAGNGSPQDVPAGHEDERETETPASGQDSTIPIEESTVENQSEKEQGEVKDSTIQSSHAAEFKVDNNHLLLLMIHVFRENDEQFIKMLRMSTGHMEGDLQPLYLLLTDCYIYLLRKGAAEKPYCVEEAVSYNELDYISVGLHQQTVTLVCTNRRRQFLLDTADSSLTVWFLTVLKTALEIGCRELPYPSVLTDATMEKLALTKFVCQETHCELSEVGIRLYSLVHWEDPMDVSVASPTSPLGSRGSRSTKEGTVLYRAGSSYLGKEVWKSCYLVLRCVPCSKGILYQYAERTDVTPLMSVTMGGEHCGGCRRSKSSEKLHAFQVILTEHPPLELSAENEQEMADWMQLLCQSVSKGVIPQGVAPAPCIPCCLVLTDRKLLTCHQDCQTSFFRSLGEAELNDVTAVCLEDKEYCVIEFAEDRAQFLPPWVLYFSGCEERDRLLAELNQAWTAVFQVSLPCKPVSDPSVQKRCGEALELMKSAWQRSDSLHRGRSVREPWC, from the exons GTCGTGCCTGGCTCTACTTGGCACTCAGTGAAAGTTCTTTAGAAAGCTACCTCAGACTTTTTCAAGAGAATAAAGGGCTTCTACAGAAATACTACTACAA GAATGCATTGGTTTGCAGTCACAACCATCTCACTCTGTTTCTTACGCTTGTCTCTGGGCTGGAATTTATCCGGTTTGACCTTGAGCTG GATGTGCCATACCTGGATGTTGCTCCTTACATGCCAGAATACTACAAACCTCAGAATCTATTAGATTTTGAGGAGAGGTTGCCAAGCTCTGATAATCTGTCTCTGCACTCTTTCACATCTCTTACCTCCACTAACCTTGAGTGGGACGACAGTGCCATTGCCCCATCCAGTGAAG GAGATTTGACCGATCCAGTCAGTGGGTCTCGTTCCTCCGGTTCGGACCCTCAGACTGTTGTCAGTGACTGTGTGGTGATAAGGACCATCAGGACCACTTCTCTTTCGCGAAGCCCTCCATTTCGACACAATCCCTTCAATGAGGACTCGGACACTAACACTTCAACTGACGTCACCCCAGTCCACATGGCTATCCGTCATTTTTCTACAACAGAAGAAGACCCTGAGAATGCCAACACTGAACTGGAGGTCATTAG GATGGCAAGGCGCAGAAGACCTGGTAAGAAACGACGTGGGAGGGGATCAACAGAATCTGTGAGCAGTGAACAGAATCTCATCTCTCCTGACACTGAGGAATGCCTACAGATTGTAGTCAAGAGGGACATTGTTGTGGACGATCTTAAAGTGGACAGCTGGGTTCCTCTGGAGGGGCCAGACTGTTCTGGGATCAACTCTCTAAAGAATGGGAGAGAGGAAGGTGAGGATGAAGACCCTGAAACTGGGCTGAGGCTCCCTGAGATGACCGACACCTCTATGGACCGTGTGGGCCAACCCCTCCGTGATGTCATGGACAGATTGAATGGCTGTCTGGATGGAGAGAGCTGGGAACGACATGAAGGTGAAGAGGTGGAGGGAGTTAGAGTGGTCGGAGCTTGCACTAGTCAAGATGGTACCAGCTCTGCTGCAGGAACCCTCCACCAGCGGCCCTTTCGAGAGGATTCAGGCGGTGAACCCCCAGACCCAGACTCTCAGCCAAGCCCCAGCTTCCTGCAGGCCCCCCTGCCACCTGCAGACTTCTACTGCTTTACCTCCCAGAGTCCAGACCCTGCTGTCTCGTGTGGTGGCCACCATGACTCTGCAGGGAATGGCAGTCCGCAGGATGTTCCTGCTGGCCATGAAgatgagagagaaacagagacacCAGCTTCAGGGCAGGATTCCACCATCCCCATAGAGGAGTCAACTGTGGAGAATCAGAGTGAAAAGGAGCAGGGGGAAGTTAAAGACAGTACAATACAGAGCTCCCATGCTGCAGAGTTTAA GGTGGATAATAATCACCTACTGCTGCTCATGATTCACGTTTTCAGGGAGAATGATGAACAATTCATTAAG ATGTTGAGGATGAGCACAGGCCACATGGAAGGAGATTTGCAGCCCCTTTATCTACTTTTGACAGACTGCTACATTTACCTCTTGCGAAAAG GGGCAGCAGAGAAGCCTTACTGTGTTGAGGAAGCCGTGTCTTACAATGAGCTAGACTACATATCT GTTGGACTCCACCAGCAGACTGTCACACTTGTGTGCACTAACAGAAGACGGCAGTTCCTTCTGGACACAGCAGATTCGTCCCTGACTGT CTGGTTTCTGACTGTGCTGAAGACAGCCCTGGAAATCGGCTGCAGGGAGCTTCCCTACCCCTCCGTTCTCACCGACGCCACTATGGAGAAACTTGCTCTCACTAAGTTTGTGTGCCAAGAGACACACTGTGAG ttGTCAGAGGTTGGCATCCGTCTGTATTCTCTGGTTCACTGGGAGGATCCCATGGATGTATCTGTGGCTTCACCTACATCTCCGTTAGGCTCAAGAGGATCTCGCAGCACTAAAGAGGGGACTGTGTTATACCGGGCTGGGAGCTCCTATCTGGGAAAGGAAGTGTGGAAAAGTTGTTACTTGGTGCTCAG ATGTGTACCTTGCAGCAAAGGCATCCTGTATCAGTATGCTGAGAGAACAGATGTTACACCTTTGATGTCTGTCACCATGGG GGGAGAGCACTGTGGAGGCTGCAGGCGATCAAAAAGCTCTGAGAAGCTACACGCATTTCAGGTGATTCTGACGGAACATCCTCCATTAGAGCTCAGTGCAGAGAATGAACAGGAAATGGCTGACTGGATGCAGCTGCTTTGCCAGTCTGTCTCTAAAGGG GTTATTCCACAAGGAGTAGCCCCTGCACCCTGTATCCCATGCTGCCTTGTACTCACAGACAGGAAGTTGCTGACGTGTCACCAGGATTGCCAGACTAGTTTTTTCCGCTCTCTAGGAGAAGCTGAGCTGAACGATGTCACAGCTGTTTGCCTTGAGGATAAAGAATACTGTGTCATT GAGTTTGCAGAAGATCGTGCTCAGTTTCTCCCTCCCTGGGTTCTATATTTTAGTGGATGTGAAGAGAGAGATCGACTACTAGCAGAATTGAATCAAGCTTGGACTGCTGTTTTCCAG GTGAGCCTACCTTGTAAGCCAGTGTCAGACCCGTCAGTGCAGAAGCGGTGTGGGGAGGCACTGGAGCTAATGAAGAGTGCCTGGCAGAGGAGTGACAGTCTACACAGAGGCCGATCTGTGAGAGAACCTTGGTGCTGA